The Chitinophaga niabensis genomic interval ATAATTAAAATTGAAGGTTTACACCAAATGTATACGTCTGCACAGGTCTGTTTGTACCCGGCAGCCAGTCAGGATTATAGCCTTTGCTATTGGCTTGCCATATGAGGCCCAGGTCCCTGCTTTGTGCAAAAATCTTCAGGTTATCGATATGCATGGTACGGGTAAGTTTCCTTGGCAAATTATAATCCAGCGTGAGTTCCTTACATTCTATATAAGAAGAACTTTCAACCAGGCTGCTCAATGCCGGCGCATAACGGTCCCACAGGTAAAGTTTTGTTTCATTGGGATTTGCAAAACCCGGAATATCAGGATTGCCTGCCAGTACATCATTCACATATTTGTTCACGAACACCTTACCAGAACCGATAGTGGCTGAATAGTTAAATCCGGGATTACGGTAAACCCCACCCAGCTTTCCAACAAAGATCGCCGTTAACGTAAAGTTGTATGCCTGGATCGTATTCACCCAACCCAATGTATGCGGAGGCGTGGTGGTACCTTCATAATTCAGGAATGGCAATCCCAACCCACGGTTGTACAGGGCCACATCATTGAATGATTGTAAAGTTCCTTTAGGGCCTTGCACTTGCGCAATACCATCCTTCATGCCTTTGTAAGTAAAGGAATACAATGCATTCACCGGACGCCCCTCCACAAACTCTCCGGCTATCAGTTGGTACACATACAGGGAAGGACTATAAAGACTGTTGATCCTGTTATGATTGTAAGCATAGTTAAAGGAGGTGGTGTAACGAACAGGTGTATTCGGTATATCCAGGTTTACCCCCAGGGTCAGTTCAATCCCTTTATTGGTGATGCCAGCATTATTGAATTTCTGGATAGTGGTGCCGGAAGCTGCAGGTAATGCGATATTACCGATGATCCCCTCTCCTTTTTTATTATAGATATCTATGGATCCAAAGAGTTTGTTCTTCAACATGGCAAAATCGATCCCCAGGTTCGTACTGGTTGTTTTCTCCCAACGCAGGCCCGGATTACCATTATCTGCTATGGTAGCAGTGATGGTGCCGGTATTTGCATTCAGGCTGGAACCCACATTCAGTAATGCTTTGGTGGAAGTAGACCTTTCTACATTCCCATTCTTACCATAGGTAAGGCGAAGTTCCAGGCGGTCAAACAGGTCCGCATCTTTCATGAAATCTTCTTCTTTCGCATTCCATTTGGCGCCTACAGACCACAGAGGCGACCAGCGCAATGCCGGGTCATCTGTAATAAAGTTCGATGCGTCACTTCTTACACTACCTGAAAGGGTATACTTGTGATTGTAAGTGTAAGAGGCATTGCCGTAAAAAGAAACAAACTTGTTCCGCTCCCAGCCCAATACAGTATTTCCTCCCGGAACAGTAGCAGTGCTCCCGATGAAATTCGTCAGCAGATCAAGCGAACTTCCATATCCATAAGGTGGTACGGTAGCCTGAAGCTTATCAGAAAAATATCCATATATATAAGGATTGGCCTGCGTGGTATTCGTGGTCTGGGACAATTCCATACCTGCAATAACGGATATGCCATGTTTTCCCGCCAATGTTCTGTCAAAGCTAAGTTGATTACGTAACAGATAACTTTCAAGGTTGGTATTACTCAGATCAAACTGGCGGCCACTGGCATCTGTAAACGTGCGTGGTTTCAGGATACCGCCTTTAGGAATGAAGGAGCGCCCCACTGTTTTGGTATTATTGTTATACTCTGTAAGTGTATTTATTAAACTCCGGGCATAGAAGCTATTCTCACTATAAAAATCCGCATAGTCTGTTTTACCTCTTTCATACTGGAATTTAGCATCAAAGGTGAGCCCCTTCAACAGTCTCACATTCAGCCCTGCCTGTATCCTCGCATTGAGGGCTTCACTGTTTAGCTTTCTGCTGTTAACCTCACGGAGCAGATTGTAGGACCAGTCTGAATAAGGGAACTTATTAAAAGGTATAAGTGCCAGTTGTTCCCTGTTATAGGTTTTCAGATTTGTACCATAACTACCATCTGCGTTCAGCAACATTTCATAAGGAGAGAGGTCCTGTATCTCGGAAATAGTAGCCCCGCTGGTTTCACGTTTTCTATATTGCAGATTAGCACCGATATTAAAGTTCAGGAAATTTGTAAGTTTAAAATCATTGTTCAGATTGATGTTAAAACGATTGGAACTATTTCCCTTGTAAGCACCTTTTTCACTTTCATACATCACGGAAGCGTATGTTTTAGTACGGTCTGTTCCTGCCTGCAGGCTTACATTATACTGGTTAAGGATGGCCCTTTGCATGAGTTGGTCCCTGATCTGGGAACGATTACTGGTTTTGCTTAAACGGTCCAGCCCTGCATTCATATCTGCCGTGCTGATCTGTCCGTTCTTATTGGCAAACAAAAGTTCCTGTGCCAGCGTCAGCGAATTGGTGACATCTGTAAAACCGCCTGCGTATGGAATAAAGAACCAGCTATTATCAAAAGCCTTCCGCTCGTATGCTACCTGATCTGCTGAGTTGGCTTGTGTAAGCACCTGGTCAAGGTTCACCATTTTGGAGATCCGGGTAAAGGCACTCGCATTCACCTGTAATTTGCCACCTGTTCTTGCTTTTTTGGTAACAATTACGATCACACCATTCGCTGCACGCGCCCCCCATATGGAAGCAGCTGCTGCATCCTTTAATACCGTTACAGACTCTACATCGTTGGGATTAATATCAGAGAAGTCGCTGCTGGCTATCGGGAAACCATCCACTACAATTAAAGGCCTCCTGTCTGCATACAAAGTAGTGTTACCGCGAATGAGGAAGCTCATGCTCCCATCTTCATTTTCTTTTGCCTGCATGCCTGCTACTAAGCCCTGCAATGCAGTAGATATATTAGATACCGGCCGTTTGCTCAGCATCTCTTTGCCTACGGTTGTGAAAGAACCCGTAGCGCGCTCTTTGGAAATAGTTTGATAACCGGTTATCATTACCTGTTGTAATGCTTCAGACGCCAGTTCCAGTTGTATGTTCAGGACACTGCCTTCCTCAGTATACACTTCCTTCGTTTTATAACCAATAAAAGAAATGATCAGCACGGCTTTACCCCGTAATCCTTTTACCTCAAACGTTCCATCCTGACCAGTGGTAACGGTGTTGCTGGTATTTTTAACCCGCACGGTGGCACCCGGCAATGGTGTTCCTTTATCATCTGTTACCCTTCCACGCACATCTATCAATACTATGCCCGAAGGTTTCCACAACACAGGTTTGCGGGAAAGGATGATATCCTTCCCATCGATACGGAAATTCAGCGGCTGGTCCTGCAGCACGATCTTCAGGAAGCCCTCCAGCGGAAGGTCCTTAACAGTCAATGAAACAGGGCGGGTATCCTCCAGCAGGTCGCGGTTATAAAAAACCACGTAGCCAGTTTGTTTTTTAATGGTAGAAAAAATGTTCTTTAAGGAAACATCTTTTCCGGAAAGTGTAACAGATTGCCCCGATCCCTTAGCGTGCGCACTCAGAAAAACAACCGTAAGTAAAAAAGCGGTCAGTCTCATCACTAACAAGATTTTGGTTAGAGCCCGCGGGCCTGCAGACCGGCATTTCCCGGTCATAGCCCACCCGGGCCTGATAGCAGATTTTTGCATAAATTGCATTGTGTGGTTGGTAAATAATTGACTTCTAACAGGTGTCGATAGGGATCAGCCAGGCAATTCGGCCGGAGTGGAGCAAACACGCCGGCCTCTTTTTTTTAATGGTTGATCTTACGCAATAGATTGCTGTAGCGGTACTTTCAGTACCACCAGCTCATGACTAATGTTCCATATATGATAAGTGTATTTTCCCTATTTCCTTACGATCAGCTGCCTGCCTTTGATCTCAAAATGGACCTCGGCATCCCGCAGCGCTTCTATTAATCCCGCTAAACTTTTATTCCTGCTCAATTCCCCGCCAAAGCGGATATCCGGCACACCGCCTGCATATACCACTTCAATATCGTACCAGCGTTCCAGCTCCTGCATCACTTCTTTGAAGCTGGCGCCTTCAAAATTGAAGAGACCATTTTTCCAGGCCATTATTTTATCAACATCAGGATTGCCCACTACTTTAATATCATCAGACAATTGTGCCTGCTGGCCCGGTTGCAGTATCACATGTTTACCGTTCTGCAAACCGCTTACCTTCACAGCACCTTCCAATAATGTAGTACTCAATCCATCATAAGCATTAATATTAAAATGCGTGCCCAGCACTTCCACTTTCATATTCCCGGCCTGCACTTCAAAAGGCCTGGCCGCATCTTTCACTACTTCAAAATATACTTCCCCCGTTACCTCTACTTTCCTTTCACGACCACTAAACGTAGTAGGATAACGTAATGTGGAGGCGGCATTCATCCACACCCTGGTGCCATCGGACAATCTTACCTGGAACTGGCCGCCTTTTGGAGTGGTAAGGGTATTAAAACTGATCACACCCTCATTACTACCACCGTCATATATCAACTGGCCCCCGGCCTGCTTTACAGCTATGCCACCCTGTTGTATCACCTGGTTCCCTGTACTATCCAATGTAACCACAGATCCATCTGCCAGCGTGAGCATGGCCTTGTTACCTCCCGGCGCAACATCCTGCACCGCCAATGTTTTCGCTTCAGGCGATGGCTGGGAAAAACGGTAAAGCCCCCCCGTTACCACTAAAACAATAATGGCTGCCGCGGCAGCATATTTTATCCAACCCAGGCGTACAGGCCTGCGTTTTGTAATATCTTTAAATATCGCATCCAGATCATGTTCTGCATCTGCAGCATACACCCTGTTAGCCAATACCTCACCCCACAGAACTTCTGCCTCCTGCGCAGGGTAATTGTTCCGGATAAATGCTTCCAATTGCGCAAATTCTTCCGGGCTGATGGTTTCATCCAGGTACTTCTGAAACAATATTTTAAAATCCTGCATTTTGGTGGTATTACATATAATGACGGGTGAAAGGGAAAAAGGAGAACATTCCTTTTAAAAAAAATTATTCTTAATATGAAATCAGCAGGAAACCAAACAGGAATACCAGTTTGTCTGCATGTTTTTCCAGGTATTTCCGGATGGCCATCAAAGCCCTCACCATATAAACTTTAGAGGAAAGCGGGGTGATCTTCAACTGTTGCGCGATCTCTTCATGTTTGAACCCTTTCAGCCGGCCCAATGTAAATACCTGCTTCAATTGCGGTTGCAAAGTATCCACCGCATCCTGCAAAAGCCGGCCCAGTTCTTTGTTTTCCAGTAAACGCTGGGGAGTGCTTTCGGTATAGGTAAAGTAGGATTGCAGGAATTCCGTATTGGACTCCCTGAAAACCTTGTTGTGAATATGATCGTGAATGAGATTGCGGCTGATGGTATATAAAAAGGCTGGGAAATTACGCACCTCCTCCATTTTAGTACGGTTCAGCCACACCTTGAGGAAAATATCCTGCGCCAGGTCCCTGGCCTGTTCCGGAGAT includes:
- a CDS encoding SusC/RagA family TonB-linked outer membrane protein, which produces MRLTAFLLTVVFLSAHAKGSGQSVTLSGKDVSLKNIFSTIKKQTGYVVFYNRDLLEDTRPVSLTVKDLPLEGFLKIVLQDQPLNFRIDGKDIILSRKPVLWKPSGIVLIDVRGRVTDDKGTPLPGATVRVKNTSNTVTTGQDGTFEVKGLRGKAVLIISFIGYKTKEVYTEEGSVLNIQLELASEALQQVMITGYQTISKERATGSFTTVGKEMLSKRPVSNISTALQGLVAGMQAKENEDGSMSFLIRGNTTLYADRRPLIVVDGFPIASSDFSDINPNDVESVTVLKDAAAASIWGARAANGVIVIVTKKARTGGKLQVNASAFTRISKMVNLDQVLTQANSADQVAYERKAFDNSWFFIPYAGGFTDVTNSLTLAQELLFANKNGQISTADMNAGLDRLSKTSNRSQIRDQLMQRAILNQYNVSLQAGTDRTKTYASVMYESEKGAYKGNSSNRFNINLNNDFKLTNFLNFNIGANLQYRKRETSGATISEIQDLSPYEMLLNADGSYGTNLKTYNREQLALIPFNKFPYSDWSYNLLREVNSRKLNSEALNARIQAGLNVRLLKGLTFDAKFQYERGKTDYADFYSENSFYARSLINTLTEYNNNTKTVGRSFIPKGGILKPRTFTDASGRQFDLSNTNLESYLLRNQLSFDRTLAGKHGISVIAGMELSQTTNTTQANPYIYGYFSDKLQATVPPYGYGSSLDLLTNFIGSTATVPGGNTVLGWERNKFVSFYGNASYTYNHKYTLSGSVRSDASNFITDDPALRWSPLWSVGAKWNAKEEDFMKDADLFDRLELRLTYGKNGNVERSTSTKALLNVGSSLNANTGTITATIADNGNPGLRWEKTTSTNLGIDFAMLKNKLFGSIDIYNKKGEGIIGNIALPAASGTTIQKFNNAGITNKGIELTLGVNLDIPNTPVRYTTSFNYAYNHNRINSLYSPSLYVYQLIAGEFVEGRPVNALYSFTYKGMKDGIAQVQGPKGTLQSFNDVALYNRGLGLPFLNYEGTTTPPHTLGWVNTIQAYNFTLTAIFVGKLGGVYRNPGFNYSATIGSGKVFVNKYVNDVLAGNPDIPGFANPNETKLYLWDRYAPALSSLVESSSYIECKELTLDYNLPRKLTRTMHIDNLKIFAQSRDLGLIWQANSKGYNPDWLPGTNRPVQTYTFGVNLQF
- a CDS encoding FecR family protein; this translates as MQDFKILFQKYLDETISPEEFAQLEAFIRNNYPAQEAEVLWGEVLANRVYAADAEHDLDAIFKDITKRRPVRLGWIKYAAAAAIIVLVVTGGLYRFSQPSPEAKTLAVQDVAPGGNKAMLTLADGSVVTLDSTGNQVIQQGGIAVKQAGGQLIYDGGSNEGVISFNTLTTPKGGQFQVRLSDGTRVWMNAASTLRYPTTFSGRERKVEVTGEVYFEVVKDAARPFEVQAGNMKVEVLGTHFNINAYDGLSTTLLEGAVKVSGLQNGKHVILQPGQQAQLSDDIKVVGNPDVDKIMAWKNGLFNFEGASFKEVMQELERWYDIEVVYAGGVPDIRFGGELSRNKSLAGLIEALRDAEVHFEIKGRQLIVRK
- a CDS encoding RNA polymerase sigma factor, whose amino-acid sequence is MLRLLAQGDENAFQQLFRHYWSQVYGAALRLTKSPEQARDLAQDIFLKVWLNRTKMEEVRNFPAFLYTISRNLIHDHIHNKVFRESNTEFLQSYFTYTESTPQRLLENKELGRLLQDAVDTLQPQLKQVFTLGRLKGFKHEEIAQQLKITPLSSKVYMVRALMAIRKYLEKHADKLVFLFGFLLISY